DNA sequence from the Paenibacillus azoreducens genome:
ACGATGCTTGGGATATCGATATTTATTACCAGGATAAGATGACGGTGATTGATGGCTTGCAGGAAGTATCGGTGCTTGAAGCCGGACCGCTGCGGGGCGTGCTGAAGTTGGTTTACGCTTATCAGAACTCCACCATCGAGCAGCATCTGACCGTATACCGCGATCATCCGCGCATTGACTTCAAAACCCGCGTAGACTGGCATGAGCATCAGCAGCTGCTGAAAACGGCATTCCCGGTGGAAATCCGCTCGACCAAAGCGACGTATGAAATCCAGTTCGGCAATGTGGAGCGGCCGACACACTGGAATACAAGCTGGGATTATGCGCGGTTCGAATCGGTGGCCCAGCGCTGGGTCGACCTGTCCGAAGGCGGGTATGGCGTCAGCTTGCTGAATGATTGCAAGTACGGACATGACATCCGGAATCACGTCATCCGTCTCAGCTTGATCAAGTCGGCCGTATATCCGGACGGCAACGCGGACCAAGGGCTGCATGAATTCACATATTCGCTGTACCCGCACAGCGGGGGTTGGTATGAAGCGGGAACGCATCAGGCCGCTTGCGAGCTGAATGCGCCGCTGATGGCAGCTTCCGCGCCAGTCGGGGCAGGACTGCCTGAAACGCTTGGCATGTTGAACGTAAACGCCCGCAATGTCATGATCGACACGGTCAAAAAAGCCGAAGACGGCAAAACGCTGATCGTGCGCCTGTACGAATTCGGCGGCATCCGGACTAAAGCGGCGGTTACGGTTAATCCGCATTTAGGACAGATTCGCTCGGCAGACGAAACCGATCTGATGGAAGAACATCCATCCGCATTGTCTTTTGCCGGTCAGGATATTGAAGTGGCGCTTGCGCCGTATGAAATTAAGACGTTGAATATCGCTATTTCATAATTGAAATTGCGCCTAATGAACTGAGAATGCGTCTGACGAAATTGAAAAGCGCCTAACGTGGCTGAAAAAGCGCCTAACGTGGCTGAAAGGCGTCTAGCGAAACTGAAATGCGCCTAATGTAATTGAAAATACGTCTAACGAAACTGGGGAGCGTTATATCCGCAAAAACGGCGCCGATTTAAATCTAACGAAACTACATATCGTTATTTGGACGAAATGTGGTCGAATGAATCTTTATTGAGCCAAATAGCGTGTCATAGTTTCGTTAGAAATATCAGAAGCTCGTTTTTGCCCGAATAACGATTGTGGGTTTCGTTAGCCACGACTAGGGGCGGTGTGATTCCAATACTGGTTCATCCAGGCACAGATCGCGTTAGGAAATTGCCGTAACCAGTCGAAAGGGATGCAGTAACCAGTCCAAAGGGATGCCGAAGCCGGCCCAAAGGGATACCATAACCAGTCCCAAGAGGTTGCCGCAACCGCTCTAAACATAATATATGCCCTGACGCTCTCGTCAGCCTGGCGGCACAGGAATGATATCCTGTGCCGCCATTTTGCTTATAGCCGGCTGTTTGCCCGCAAAAAGAGAAAAGGCAGTAAATCCAGACAGTCAAGCCTCATATACATCGGTATATACACCTTTACGGATTCATCTTCCATTCTGCAGATGCCTCCAAAGATGCGGGCAAAGCGTAATAACGGAGGATTGGCGTGAGAGTTGACCGCTTCTAGAATGGGAGTTGAAAACCATGGTGCACTCACCTGTAAGGAGGTTGCAATGACGAAAAATATGCGGTTTGCCATTGTCGGCGCAGGAGTGATTTCTCCGCTTCATGCACGAGCGATCGTCAGCCATCCGGAGGCGGAGCTCACAGCCATTGTTGATGAGGTTCCGGAAAAGGCCGAGGTTTTGGCCAAGGAGTTCGGGTCGCCGCCCATATATGCCACGGTAGATGAGATGCTGAAGAACGGCGAAGTGGATGCGGTGTGCATTTGCGTGCCAAGCGGTTTGCATCGGGATATCACCCTTGCGGCGGCGCGGGCTGGCAAACATGTGCTTTGCGAGAAGCCGCTTGGCATCACGGCGCAGGATATGGATGAGATGATCGAAGCGTGCCGCAGCAGCGATGTCAAGCTGGCCACCGTGTTTCAGAAACGGACGGCGGCGGAGGCGCTGCTCACCAAAAAGGCGTTAAATGAAGGAAAACTGGGCCGGCTGGTGATGGGGGATGCCTATATGAAATATTTCCGCAGCCGTGAATACTACAAAAGCGCGGGCTGGCGGGGAACATGGGCGCTGGACGGCGGCGGGGCGCTGATGAACCAGGGCGTTCACGGCGTGGATATTATCCGCTGGCTGATGGGCGACGTAGAAAGTGTTTTTGCTTATGCTTCTCCGCTGATTCACGACATCGAGGTGGAGGATACCGCCGTTGCGGTCGTGAAATATGCAAACGGCGCCTATGGCGTGATCCAGGGGGCGACAACCGTTAATCCCGGCCAGGAGGCGCGTTTTGAAATCCACGGAGAGCATGGGTCGATTATATACGGGGACAGCGGATTCAAGGTGTGGAAAACGCTGGACGGCGACGCGGCTCCAGTTCAAGCGCAGCGCAAAGCGGCTGACGGCACCGATGATCCGAAGGCGATTTCGGCCGATGGACATTATATTTTGGTCGATGACTTGATTCATTCAGTAAGGGAGAACCGCGCCCCGTTGATCTCGGGAGAAGAAGCGCGCAAATCGGTTGATTTGATTCTCGCGATTTATGAGTCGGCAAGGACCGGCAGAGAAGTGCGGCTTCAACCGGGAGGGGACCCGGCATGAGTACAGAGATCTTGAAAATCGGCATGATCGGCTTGGACACATCTCATGCCCCTTTGTTTGCCGAGATGCTAAACGATACCGCCCACCCCCATCATATTCCGGGCGGACAAGTGACGGCGGCATTTCCGGGCGGATCTCCGGATTTTCCGCTTAGTATCAATAGGGTTGCAGGTTATACCGCGCAAATTCGTGACGGGTATGGGGTCAGGATGGTCGAAAGCGTGGAAGCCGTTGCCGAGCAGACGGACGCTCTGCTGCTGCTGACTGTCGATGGCAGGCTTCATGTGGAGCAATTCGCGGCGATAGCTTCTTACGGCAAGCCGGTATTTATTGACAAGCCGTTTGCGCTCAGCAGCAGGGACGCTCGCATCATCGCCGATCTGGCCCGCGAGCATCATGTACCGCTGCTCAGCTGCTCTTCCGTACGCTGGGCCGAGAATCTGGCTGCAGCAGCCGGGGAAAAGGAAGGCGGGAATCTATTTGGCGTTGACTGTTACGGTCCGATGGAGCTGCAGCCGACGCAGCCGGGGTTTTTCTGGTACGGCATTCATATGGCTGATATGCTGTACCGCTGTATGGGGCCGGGCTGCACCGAGGTGCGGGTGACGACGAGCGAGGATCATGATCTGGCGGTAGGGGTCTGGTCCGATGGCCGGATCGGAACCATCCGCGGGAACCGGAAAGGCAATAAACGTTTTGGCGCTTTGCTTCACCGTGAGCAGAATACCGCCCACGTGGACATCTATGCCCAGCAAAAACCCTATTACGCCAGCATGCTGGAGGCGGTCATCCGGATGTTTCAAACCCAAACGCCGCCGATCAATATCAATGAGACGCTTGAGGTGATCGCTTTTCTGGAAGCAGCTAACGAAAGCAGGGTGACAGGGCAGCCTGTCCGCTTAAAAATATCATAAAAAGGGCGGTAGTATGTTCATGCGCGGAACGTCCGCTCAATGAACCATCGCCAAGGAAAAAGGAGGCCGGAAACACGATGCCGCCATTCAGGCTGGGAGTAATTACAGATGAGATCTCGCAAGACGTGGGAGATGCGATCCGAATTGCCAAACAATACGGGCTTCAAGGGCTGGAGCTCCGTTCGGTAGACGGGAAGCAGCTGCACCGGATTAGCGAGCGAAGGCTGGAGGAAATCGCCGCCATGATCCATGACGCAGGGTTAAGTATCTGCGCATTGTCCACGCCGGTGTTTAAAAGCCACTTGAAAAACATTGAGGAGGTGGCCGCCCATCACCGCATGCTCCGCAAATACGCCGAACTGGCGCGGCGGCTGGATGCCCGCCTTCTGCGGGGCTTCAGTTTCTGGGCGGACGGTGATTTCGGCGCGGTCTTTCCGGCGATTGCGGAGGAATTGCGGCAAGCGGCGTCCGTTATGGAGGAATACGACCTGGTCTTTGCCTTGGAGCCGGATCCGTCCGTGTTTGCCACCAATGGGGCAAAGGTCGGAGCGCTCGTTCGGGCTGTGGGTTCTCCGCGGGTTCAGGCATTGTATGATCCTGGCAACCATTTATGGGACCCGGACGGGGAGCTGCCTTTCCCGGATGGGTATGAAGCGCTCCGCGGCCATATCTGCCATATTCATTTGAAAGATGCCGTACGGGAGCATGACCGGACGGAAGCCGTTGCCATCGGCACGGGTGAGGTTGGTTATGAACAACTGCTGGCCCGGCTGATTGCGGACGGGTACGACGGATGGCTTGTCGTCGAGACCCATTACCGGCTTCAATCCACGTTGAGTGAAGAGCAATTAAAACGCCCTGCGGGATACGACTTTTCCGCAGGCGGCGAAGCTGCGACGAAGGAATGCTTGGAGAGCTTTCTTCATCTGCTGAAACAGCTTGAACAGAAAAGCCTGTGAATTCGCCGGGGATTGTTGTTTGAAAGCAGTGTCTCGCGTTCAACACATTCGTGTTCATATCACAATCTAAAGGAGGGGGAGCAATATGCTGGGAACTCCATCTGCCGAGAAGGAATGGATCCAAGACAGGCTCCGGATCAGGCAATATGCCACCCGCGACGAGATGGGGAGGGCGGCCGCCGAGGAAGCCGCCGCCGCGCTAAGGAGCAAGCTGGCCATGCAGGATCATGTCCGGATCGTTTTTGCCGCCGCGCCTTCCCAGAATGAGTTTCTCCATTACCTGGGGGAAGCGGAGGGGATCGATTGGAAGCGGGTAACGGCATTTCATATGGACGAATATATCGGGCTTGATCCAGCCGCCCCGCAACGCTTCGGCATCTTTCTGGGCACGCGGTTGTTCATCCGCGTTCATCCGGGGTGGGTTCATCTGATCGACGGCAGCGCCGATCCTGCCAAGGAATGTGAACGTTATGCATCCCTGCTGCGGGAGGCGCCGATCGACATCGTTTGCCTCGGGATCGGCGAGAACGGGCATCTGGCTTTTAATGATCCGCCGGTAGCTGATTTTGAGGACCCCGAAATGGTCAAAATCGTCCGGTTGGATACCAAATGCCGCCAGCAGCAGGTTCATGACGGCTGTTTTGCCCGGCTGAAAGATGTGCCTGAACATGCGCTGACTCTGACGATCCCTGCTCTGTTGTCTGCCAAGCAGTTGTTCTGCGTAGTACCGGGAGCATCCAAACAACATGCAGTGCGGGAAGCGCTGGAGGGGCCGGTATCTACCGCTTGCCCGGCCTCGGTTCTCAGGACACATCAAGACTGCCGCCTGTATCTGGACCGGGATTCCAGTCCGGGGGGATAAGCGGAAGAGTAGCGCGACCATAACAAGCAAATCTTATGGGAGACGGTAGAATGATGGAAAAGGACAACATTCGGTTTTCCGGTTCCTTCTTAGCTGGAAGGCATTACCGGACGGGTGAGCCGATCGCGCTTGATATTGCGGGCGGAATCATTGTCGGCTGCAGAAGCTTTGCGGCAGCGGACGGAGCCGGAAAGTATGGGGAAGAGACGCTGCCATGGATTGCGCCGGGGCTGGTCGATTTGCAGATCAACGGTTACGCGGGCATGGACCTGAACGTCCCGGACTTATCGGAAGAGGAGGTTCTGGCGCTTTGCGATCGGTTGTGGGCTGAAGGAGTCACCACCTTTTATCCGACGATTATCACGGGAGCGGATGAGTCCATACAACGAGGGCTTGAGGCGATTGACAGGGCCTGCCGCCGGCTTGAACGGGAAGGGCGCGACACCGGCATGATGCATAATATTGCGGGCATTCATTTGGAAGGTCCGTTTATATCCAGAGAAGACGGGCCGCGCGGAGCCCATGACCGCATCTTCGTCAGGGCGCCCGATTGCGACAGCCTGGAAGAATGGCAGCAGGCGGCCGGCGGACGCATCCGCATCCTGACGTTGTCCCCGGAATGGCCGGAGAGCGAAGCGTTTATCATCCGCTGCGCGGACAACGGCATCGTCCCGGCCATCGGGCATACGGCGGCAACAGCCGGCCAGATCGGGCTGGCGGCTGCAGCGGGGGCACGCCTGTCCACCCATTTGGGAAATGGCGCACATCCCGTGCTGCCGCGCCACCCGCATTACATCTGGGATCAGCTGGCGGAGGAACGGCTGTGGGCGAGCGTGATCGCCGACGGGTTTCATCTCCCCGACGCCTTCCTAAAGGTAGCGCATAAGGTGAAAGGCGAGCGGCTGATTCTGGTAAGCGATGCCGTCAGTCTGGCCGGTATGCCGCCGGGGGTGTATGAAACACCCGTTGGAGGCAATGTTACGCTGACGGAGCAGGGCCGGCTGCATCTTACCGGACAACCGGCCCTATTGGCCGGATCGGCCTTGCCGCTTGCGGCCGGGATCGGTCATATGTGGTCGGCGGGAATCTGCAGCCTGGGGGAAGCATGGGACATGGCTTCGGTCAGACCTTCACGGCTCATGAATTTGCCTACCAGTGCAGGGCTGACGCCAGGCGCACCGGCCGATATCGCAATATTTGCGCTTGAGCAGGGGAAAATCCGGATTCTGGAGACGTATAAGCAGGGGCGATTGATGTACCGCCATCCGGATGCGGGTTAAATAACATTTCGCGCCCCTAATAAAAACAGGACTGTTCCCTGCTGAGAAGTCAGAGGGACAGTCCCGTTTTTGCATATGGCAAGCTGTATGCAGCTATCCGCGGCAGGAAACATGGTTGTGGACTTGCCGGCGCCATTCTGCCCCACAAATCCCAATACCGTCTCATTGGCACCGGTGAACTTACAAACTAATAACAGGTGCATGATTACAGTTTCGATCATAAGCATTTGATTAATTGGCTGATACGGATACATGAAGCAATTTATAGTCCACGGATATATGTCGAACACAGGCGTATGATCAGGCTCAAGAAGCATATTTTT
Encoded proteins:
- a CDS encoding Gfo/Idh/MocA family protein; this encodes MTKNMRFAIVGAGVISPLHARAIVSHPEAELTAIVDEVPEKAEVLAKEFGSPPIYATVDEMLKNGEVDAVCICVPSGLHRDITLAAARAGKHVLCEKPLGITAQDMDEMIEACRSSDVKLATVFQKRTAAEALLTKKALNEGKLGRLVMGDAYMKYFRSREYYKSAGWRGTWALDGGGALMNQGVHGVDIIRWLMGDVESVFAYASPLIHDIEVEDTAVAVVKYANGAYGVIQGATTVNPGQEARFEIHGEHGSIIYGDSGFKVWKTLDGDAAPVQAQRKAADGTDDPKAISADGHYILVDDLIHSVRENRAPLISGEEARKSVDLILAIYESARTGREVRLQPGGDPA
- a CDS encoding Gfo/Idh/MocA family protein translates to MSTEILKIGMIGLDTSHAPLFAEMLNDTAHPHHIPGGQVTAAFPGGSPDFPLSINRVAGYTAQIRDGYGVRMVESVEAVAEQTDALLLLTVDGRLHVEQFAAIASYGKPVFIDKPFALSSRDARIIADLAREHHVPLLSCSSVRWAENLAAAAGEKEGGNLFGVDCYGPMELQPTQPGFFWYGIHMADMLYRCMGPGCTEVRVTTSEDHDLAVGVWSDGRIGTIRGNRKGNKRFGALLHREQNTAHVDIYAQQKPYYASMLEAVIRMFQTQTPPININETLEVIAFLEAANESRVTGQPVRLKIS
- a CDS encoding sugar phosphate isomerase/epimerase family protein; the encoded protein is MPPFRLGVITDEISQDVGDAIRIAKQYGLQGLELRSVDGKQLHRISERRLEEIAAMIHDAGLSICALSTPVFKSHLKNIEEVAAHHRMLRKYAELARRLDARLLRGFSFWADGDFGAVFPAIAEELRQAASVMEEYDLVFALEPDPSVFATNGAKVGALVRAVGSPRVQALYDPGNHLWDPDGELPFPDGYEALRGHICHIHLKDAVREHDRTEAVAIGTGEVGYEQLLARLIADGYDGWLVVETHYRLQSTLSEEQLKRPAGYDFSAGGEAATKECLESFLHLLKQLEQKSL
- a CDS encoding glucosamine-6-phosphate deaminase, which translates into the protein MLGTPSAEKEWIQDRLRIRQYATRDEMGRAAAEEAAAALRSKLAMQDHVRIVFAAAPSQNEFLHYLGEAEGIDWKRVTAFHMDEYIGLDPAAPQRFGIFLGTRLFIRVHPGWVHLIDGSADPAKECERYASLLREAPIDIVCLGIGENGHLAFNDPPVADFEDPEMVKIVRLDTKCRQQQVHDGCFARLKDVPEHALTLTIPALLSAKQLFCVVPGASKQHAVREALEGPVSTACPASVLRTHQDCRLYLDRDSSPGG
- a CDS encoding N-acetylglucosamine-6-phosphate deacetylase, whose product is MMEKDNIRFSGSFLAGRHYRTGEPIALDIAGGIIVGCRSFAAADGAGKYGEETLPWIAPGLVDLQINGYAGMDLNVPDLSEEEVLALCDRLWAEGVTTFYPTIITGADESIQRGLEAIDRACRRLEREGRDTGMMHNIAGIHLEGPFISREDGPRGAHDRIFVRAPDCDSLEEWQQAAGGRIRILTLSPEWPESEAFIIRCADNGIVPAIGHTAATAGQIGLAAAAGARLSTHLGNGAHPVLPRHPHYIWDQLAEERLWASVIADGFHLPDAFLKVAHKVKGERLILVSDAVSLAGMPPGVYETPVGGNVTLTEQGRLHLTGQPALLAGSALPLAAGIGHMWSAGICSLGEAWDMASVRPSRLMNLPTSAGLTPGAPADIAIFALEQGKIRILETYKQGRLMYRHPDAG